From a region of the Candidatus Jettenia caeni genome:
- a CDS encoding dihydropteroate synthase, whose protein sequence is MREVAILNIPRIVGYSYLEGVTCEIQNTNKAGKDKQQPEQNESYVLKFDRLSPHAYKLLKSKSLCNNSTSLFDHSNKLLYITRRQLEYIMSCDTEQSDESIEHAIVDTIDNFKKEFFDISHPHGMLHLGNKTHVMGILNVTPDSFYDGKRYTMLQDAISRAHKMVEEGADIIDVGGESTRPGADPLSVAEEIKRVIPVIKELSKQIRKPISIDTYKAKVAEKAIHAGASMINDIGGLLKDKQMAKIAAEAKVPVVIMHKKGTPKTMQKYPIRKNLLSEILSYLRRSVTLAIDAGIERDKIILDPGIGFGKTLEHNLEILKRLRELKSMGLPLLVGTSRKRFIGAVLNVSAQESLYGTLATLAVAVMNGAHIVRVHDVHEAVQIVTMCDAMRNVKNKT, encoded by the coding sequence ATGCGGGAGGTAGCTATTTTAAATATTCCGAGAATAGTTGGATATAGTTATTTAGAGGGAGTAACATGCGAAATACAAAACACGAATAAGGCAGGTAAAGATAAACAACAACCAGAACAGAATGAGTCTTATGTGTTGAAGTTTGATCGTCTCTCTCCCCATGCATATAAATTGCTAAAAAGCAAATCATTATGCAATAACTCCACGTCCCTGTTTGACCACTCAAACAAACTATTATATATTACCCGCAGACAGCTTGAGTATATTATGTCTTGCGATACAGAACAATCAGATGAATCAATTGAACATGCTATCGTGGATACTATTGATAATTTTAAAAAAGAATTCTTCGATATATCGCATCCTCATGGTATGTTACATCTTGGCAATAAAACACACGTTATGGGAATTCTCAACGTAACCCCAGATTCATTCTATGATGGTAAACGGTATACTATGCTGCAAGATGCGATTAGCCGTGCGCATAAAATGGTGGAAGAAGGGGCTGATATTATCGATGTTGGCGGTGAATCCACAAGACCCGGCGCCGATCCTCTCTCAGTGGCAGAAGAAATAAAAAGGGTAATCCCCGTTATAAAAGAATTATCAAAACAAATCCGTAAACCTATTTCTATCGATACCTATAAAGCAAAAGTTGCCGAGAAAGCAATTCATGCAGGGGCATCAATGATAAACGATATCGGCGGGTTGTTGAAGGATAAACAGATGGCAAAGATTGCTGCTGAAGCAAAAGTGCCCGTTGTCATTATGCATAAAAAGGGAACACCGAAGACTATGCAAAAATATCCCATACGGAAAAATTTATTATCGGAAATACTGTCGTATCTGAGGAGATCTGTTACTCTTGCAATTGATGCTGGAATAGAGAGGGATAAAATCATCTTAGATCCGGGTATTGGCTTCGGTAAGACATTGGAACACAATCTGGAGATATTGAAAAGGTTAAGAGAATTAAAAAGTATGGGATTGCCGCTCCTGGTTGGCACATCAAGAAAGAGGTTTATCGGTGCTGTTTTGAATGTTTCAGCTCAGGAAAGTTTATACGGAACACTTGCAACCCTGGCGGTCGCAGTTATGAACGGTGCCCACATTGTACGAGTGCATGATGTACATGAAGCTGTTCAAATAGTAACCATGTGTGATGCAATGAGAAATGTAAAAAATAAAACGTAA
- a CDS encoding pyridoxal phosphate biosynthetic protein, producing the protein MKLGVNIDHIATIRQARKTFEPDPVTAASLATLGGADIITVHLREDRRHIQDRDVRLLKEMVFTKLNLEMAAARDIVDIAVEIKPDQVTLVPERRQEITTEGGLDVVSQKETLAEVIKRLKNAGILVSLFIDPEESQISVSRDVGAQYIELHTGNYALARDDVSRGKMIEKLQMGLKTAQKLGLQVNAGHGLTYHNTGLIVESLDVEELHIGHSIISRSVFVGIQKAVSEMKELIIRHSSQKQQSNRKDDY; encoded by the coding sequence ATGAAGTTAGGGGTAAATATAGACCATATTGCTACCATTCGACAGGCGCGAAAGACGTTTGAGCCTGATCCGGTAACCGCAGCATCACTTGCGACTCTTGGGGGTGCAGATATCATTACTGTCCATCTAAGAGAAGACCGGAGGCATATACAGGACCGCGATGTGAGATTACTCAAAGAGATGGTGTTTACGAAATTGAATCTTGAGATGGCTGCTGCACGCGATATAGTAGACATTGCAGTTGAAATAAAACCAGATCAGGTTACTCTTGTTCCTGAGAGAAGACAGGAGATTACAACGGAAGGTGGATTAGACGTTGTGTCTCAAAAAGAAACACTGGCGGAGGTTATCAAGAGACTGAAGAACGCCGGCATATTGGTCAGCCTTTTTATCGACCCGGAAGAAAGTCAGATATCCGTATCAAGAGATGTGGGTGCACAGTATATCGAATTGCATACAGGAAATTATGCCCTTGCAAGGGATGATGTATCAAGGGGTAAAATGATTGAGAAACTTCAGATGGGGCTAAAGACCGCTCAAAAGCTAGGCTTACAGGTAAATGCAGGGCATGGACTAACATATCATAATACTGGTCTCATCGTAGAATCTTTAGACGTTGAGGAACTGCATATTGGCCATAGTATCATATCACGTTCAGTCTTCGTAGGAATTCAGAAGGCTGTCTCTGAGATGAAAGAGCTCATTATCAGGCATTCTTCACAGAAACAACAATCCAATAGAAAGGATGACTATTAA
- a CDS encoding transcriptional regulator, with protein MKTKDRILKTGLKLFSKKGYLGATTKEIAKTAGIAEITLFRHFPSKERLFEEVINTYSFLPALKGLLPEIAELSYEEGLRIIAKRFLDSLTIRKGLIQIMHSEIHRYSEKIHRIYHSIIDEVFKTLASYFAEMQKKGVLKAFDTELGARAFLGMFFSYFDAENFLMLKKYRRTDTETTIKEFVMIFAEGTKK; from the coding sequence ATGAAAACAAAGGATAGAATTCTAAAAACCGGATTAAAACTCTTTTCTAAAAAGGGCTATCTTGGTGCAACGACAAAGGAAATAGCAAAAACGGCTGGTATTGCAGAGATTACTCTCTTCAGACATTTTCCTTCAAAGGAAAGACTCTTTGAAGAAGTGATAAATACCTATTCATTTCTTCCGGCTCTAAAGGGACTTCTCCCGGAAATTGCAGAGTTATCATACGAAGAGGGATTGCGGATAATTGCAAAAAGATTTCTAGACTCACTTACCATAAGAAAAGGTTTAATACAAATAATGCACTCAGAAATACACCGGTATAGTGAAAAAATCCACAGGATTTACCATTCCATTATTGACGAAGTATTTAAAACCCTCGCGTCCTATTTTGCTGAAATGCAAAAAAAAGGAGTCTTGAAAGCTTTTGATACAGAATTAGGTGCAAGGGCATTCCTTGGAATGTTCTTTTCATATTTTGATGCAGAGAATTTCTTAATGCTGAAAAAATACCGGCGCACTGATACGGAAACCACTATCAAAGAATTTGTGATGATATTTGCCGAAGGGACAAAAAAATGA
- a CDS encoding putative transporter protein, giving the protein MKPFLVTKFCFVLGCTAVVAACSPGTMEKAGIPNGVPVTAAIAVQKDVPVQMSAIGNVEAYSTVSVKTQVEGELLRVCFQEGQEVEKGDLLFIIDPRPFKALQRQFEANLARDSALMNKAETDAGRYEELFKNGIVSQQEYDQYRTNFEALKETVRADAAAVVNAKLQVGYCYIRSPINGRVGKLFVNQGNVVKANDTVLVTINQTKPIYVTFHLPEQKLLKIRKYMALGNVKVEAILPQNEIKPVIGELTFINNEVNNSAGTIFLRAVFANTEEFLWPKQFVHVAITLTMQRNAVVVPAQAIQTGQEGKYVFIIKSDLTIEYRPVIPGTGFDQEIIVVKGVQPGEKVVTNGQLQLTSGSKVEIKNDSGRWAQKASGLNDQEMVTYE; this is encoded by the coding sequence ATGAAACCATTCCTCGTCACAAAATTCTGTTTCGTTTTAGGATGTACGGCCGTTGTTGCTGCTTGTTCCCCTGGAACAATGGAAAAAGCCGGGATACCGAATGGTGTGCCAGTTACCGCAGCCATTGCAGTACAAAAAGACGTTCCTGTTCAAATGTCCGCTATTGGAAATGTAGAGGCTTATTCTACGGTATCGGTCAAAACACAAGTCGAAGGGGAACTGTTGCGTGTCTGTTTTCAGGAAGGTCAGGAAGTAGAAAAAGGAGATCTTCTTTTCATCATTGATCCCCGCCCTTTTAAAGCATTACAGAGACAGTTTGAGGCCAATTTGGCAAGAGATAGCGCTCTGATGAATAAGGCAGAGACTGATGCCGGTCGCTATGAGGAACTATTCAAAAATGGTATTGTCTCCCAACAAGAATATGATCAATATCGTACTAATTTTGAAGCCCTGAAGGAGACCGTTAGAGCTGATGCTGCTGCCGTAGTAAATGCTAAACTACAGGTAGGGTACTGCTATATCCGCTCCCCGATTAATGGGCGGGTTGGAAAGCTCTTCGTCAACCAGGGTAACGTTGTTAAAGCCAATGATACCGTATTGGTAACTATTAACCAAACGAAGCCAATATACGTTACTTTCCACTTACCAGAGCAGAAATTATTGAAAATTCGGAAATACATGGCTCTGGGAAATGTGAAGGTAGAAGCAATTCTTCCTCAAAATGAAATAAAACCAGTCATTGGAGAGTTAACCTTCATAAACAACGAAGTAAATAATTCTGCAGGAACTATTTTCCTGAGAGCGGTCTTTGCTAATACGGAAGAGTTCCTTTGGCCAAAGCAGTTTGTTCATGTTGCAATAACACTTACCATGCAACGCAATGCGGTGGTTGTTCCCGCACAAGCGATTCAAACAGGACAAGAGGGTAAATATGTCTTTATTATCAAGTCCGACCTTACTATAGAATATCGCCCCGTTATTCCGGGGACTGGTTTTGATCAGGAAATCATCGTTGTAAAAGGGGTTCAGCCAGGCGAGAAAGTAGTAACGAACGGGCAACTTCAACTTACTTCTGGTAGCAAAGTTGAAATAAAAAACGACTCGGGGCGCTGGGCTCAAAAGGCCTCTGGTTTGAATGATCAGGAAATGGTAACGTATGAGTAA
- a CDS encoding acriflavin resistance protein, whose product MASSVATPLERQFSTIEGLDSMTSVSSLGNTQITLQFDLNRDIDAAAQDVQTAITQATPFLPRDMPQPPTYEKVNPADQPILFIALTSRTLPLWELNDYADTLMAQSISMISGVAQVQIFGPQKYAVRVQLNPHLLASRGIGIDEVEESLRNENINLPTGSLYGPQKAFTILATGQLFKADSYRSIITAYRNGSPVYLEELGKVIDSVENDKAAAWYTNQDGSQRAIVLAIRRQPGTNTVAVAKAVKELLPVFESYLPPSAKLHILYDRSESTRESIYEVKSTMVLTLALVIMAIFLFLRNLSATVIPSLALPLSIVGTFAAMYLLGYSIDNLSLVALILAIGFVVDDAIVMLENIVRHMEMGKKPLQAALHGSKEIGFTILSMTLSLTAVFIPVLFMGGVVGRLFREFAVTICVAILISGFVSLTLTPMLCSRFLRPLKEKKYGRFYMITERLFDGMLKIYEWSLRRVLNHRLAVMVIFGIIFLATGYLFTAIPKGFLPNEDQGTIFTITEAQQGTSFDKMVQLQQNVADIIQKDPNVKSFYSSVGSSGITASPNQGAMFIHLKPRPERRLSSEEVIEQLRSKLTAIPDIRVFMQDPPEIRIGGQMTKSLYQFTLQSPNIEDLYHYASILEVKMRELPILQDVTSDLQMNNPQINVTIHRDKASTLGVTAKRIENTLYCSYGNRWVSTIYAPNDQYKVIMELEPQYQTDPSALSMLYVNSSNGYSVPLHTVATLTENLGPQTINHSGQFPSVTISFNLKSGISLGEAVAEVDKLAHELLPPAMKTSFQGAAQEFQSSLKGLGILLLFAIAVIYMVLSILYENFIHPITILSGLPSAGFGALLTLFVFGIDLDVYAFVGLIMLIGIVKKNAIMQIDFALEAQRQGGKTPLDAIYQGCVVRFRPIMMTTLAAFLGALPLAVGFGTGGEARRSLGIVMVGGLLFSQIITLYLTPVFYTYMDTFQEKIRKFSQRLSYKKEISPGCAEKAK is encoded by the coding sequence ATGGCTTCTTCCGTTGCTACCCCCCTGGAGCGGCAATTTTCTACCATAGAAGGTCTCGATTCTATGACATCTGTCAGTTCCTTAGGAAATACTCAAATCACGCTCCAGTTTGATTTGAACCGGGATATTGATGCTGCTGCCCAGGATGTTCAGACTGCGATTACTCAGGCTACACCGTTCCTGCCCCGGGATATGCCGCAACCTCCGACGTATGAAAAGGTAAATCCTGCTGATCAACCTATCCTGTTCATTGCTTTAACTTCCCGTACACTCCCTCTTTGGGAGTTGAATGATTATGCAGATACACTCATGGCTCAGAGTATTTCTATGATCAGTGGGGTAGCACAGGTACAGATTTTCGGACCTCAGAAGTATGCTGTTCGTGTTCAACTTAATCCGCACTTACTTGCAAGCCGGGGAATTGGAATTGATGAAGTAGAAGAATCTCTCCGGAATGAAAATATCAATTTGCCTACAGGGTCTCTGTATGGACCACAGAAAGCATTTACTATTCTGGCTACCGGACAGTTATTCAAAGCCGATTCCTATCGTTCCATCATTACTGCTTATCGTAACGGTTCTCCGGTATATCTTGAAGAATTGGGAAAGGTTATTGACAGCGTCGAAAACGATAAAGCAGCAGCCTGGTATACAAATCAGGATGGAAGTCAACGGGCTATTGTTCTTGCGATACGGCGTCAGCCAGGAACGAATACTGTTGCAGTAGCAAAAGCTGTCAAAGAACTGTTACCTGTCTTTGAATCGTATCTTCCACCTTCGGCCAAGTTACATATTCTTTATGACCGGTCAGAATCGACCCGTGAATCAATTTACGAAGTCAAATCTACTATGGTATTGACCTTAGCTTTAGTCATTATGGCTATATTTCTTTTCCTGCGTAATCTCTCAGCCACGGTAATTCCCAGCCTGGCGCTCCCCTTATCTATTGTGGGCACCTTTGCAGCTATGTATCTGCTAGGCTACAGCATAGATAACCTTTCCCTTGTTGCCCTTATTCTTGCTATTGGGTTTGTCGTAGATGATGCCATAGTCATGCTTGAAAATATCGTTCGGCATATGGAGATGGGAAAGAAACCTCTTCAGGCAGCACTCCATGGCTCAAAAGAGATAGGTTTTACTATCTTATCCATGACACTTTCACTTACCGCTGTGTTTATTCCGGTACTCTTTATGGGAGGGGTTGTTGGGAGATTATTTCGCGAGTTTGCCGTAACGATCTGTGTGGCAATTTTGATTTCTGGCTTTGTTTCTTTAACCCTTACTCCTATGCTTTGCAGTCGCTTTTTACGCCCGTTGAAAGAGAAAAAATACGGACGTTTTTATATGATCACTGAGCGTTTGTTTGATGGTATGCTTAAGATTTATGAGTGGAGTCTCAGGAGGGTTTTAAACCACCGGTTAGCTGTTATGGTTATTTTTGGCATCATATTTCTTGCTACAGGTTATCTTTTTACCGCGATACCAAAAGGATTTCTTCCTAATGAGGATCAAGGTACGATCTTTACTATTACCGAAGCACAACAGGGAACCTCTTTTGATAAGATGGTACAGCTTCAACAAAATGTTGCTGATATTATTCAAAAAGACCCGAATGTCAAGAGCTTCTATTCAAGTGTTGGTAGTTCTGGTATAACTGCCAGTCCCAACCAGGGCGCTATGTTTATCCATTTAAAACCTCGCCCGGAGCGTCGCCTGAGTTCTGAAGAAGTAATCGAACAATTACGCTCAAAACTGACTGCGATCCCTGACATCAGAGTTTTTATGCAGGATCCTCCTGAGATTCGCATAGGAGGCCAAATGACAAAAAGCCTTTATCAATTTACCTTACAGAGTCCCAATATAGAAGATCTTTATCATTATGCTTCAATTCTGGAAGTTAAAATGCGTGAATTGCCGATATTACAGGACGTTACCAGCGATCTGCAGATGAACAATCCCCAGATAAATGTTACGATTCACCGGGATAAGGCCTCAACCCTTGGTGTAACGGCAAAACGGATTGAGAATACGCTTTATTGCTCTTATGGTAATCGATGGGTCTCGACTATCTATGCGCCAAATGATCAATATAAGGTTATTATGGAATTGGAGCCACAATATCAGACGGACCCCAGCGCCTTGTCCATGCTCTATGTGAATTCTTCGAATGGTTATTCAGTTCCTTTACATACCGTTGCAACGCTGACAGAGAATCTGGGGCCACAGACAATTAATCACTCAGGACAGTTTCCCTCTGTTACGATCTCATTTAACCTTAAATCAGGGATCTCGCTGGGTGAAGCTGTAGCAGAGGTAGACAAGCTTGCACATGAGCTATTGCCTCCCGCTATGAAGACCAGCTTTCAAGGCGCCGCACAAGAGTTTCAATCATCATTAAAAGGTTTGGGAATCCTGCTTCTTTTTGCTATTGCGGTTATTTATATGGTACTCAGTATCCTTTATGAGAACTTTATCCATCCAATAACCATTTTATCAGGACTTCCCTCCGCAGGATTTGGAGCACTCCTGACATTGTTTGTTTTCGGTATTGATCTGGACGTTTATGCTTTTGTGGGCCTCATTATGCTGATAGGCATCGTCAAGAAGAATGCCATTATGCAGATTGATTTTGCTTTGGAAGCCCAGAGGCAGGGGGGCAAAACCCCCTTAGATGCAATCTATCAGGGTTGCGTTGTCCGGTTCCGCCCGATTATGATGACGACCCTGGCTGCTTTTTTGGGTGCTTTACCCCTTGCGGTAGGCTTTGGTACAGGAGGAGAGGCCCGTCGTTCATTAGGCATTGTCATGGTAGGAGGTCTGCTCTTTTCACAAATTATCACACTCTATCTTACCCCTGTTTTTTATACGTATATGGATACATTTCAGGAAAAAATCCGAAAATTCTCACAACGCTTATCGTATAAAAAGGAGATAAGCCCTGGATGTGCTGAAAAAGCAAAGTAA